One window of Nicotiana tomentosiformis chromosome 11, ASM39032v3, whole genome shotgun sequence genomic DNA carries:
- the LOC138901011 gene encoding uncharacterized protein, which translates to MLVNDYEARFFELSLHALMIFPTESERVCRFVARLHPGIQATMAREVEMGTSYQLVVEITRRIHGYCQRGREQIQRDKRVHYSGEFRGASAGDRGQFMRGQTSRPTNLAPPPPRGAPVRPYFSAMPESSYRPPAIQGSSSGYSGHHGQTLGQQITALRGCFECWDPGHVKRFCPGLRGKAVQ; encoded by the coding sequence atgttagtgaacgattatgaggcgagattctttgagttgtctctccatgcacttatgatatttCCTACTGAGTCAGAGCGAGTGTGCAGGTTTGTTGCGAGGTTGCATCcaggtattcaggctactatggcccgggaggttgagatggggacttcctatcagctagtagtggagattaCTCGGAGGATTCATGGTTACTGtcagaggggtagagagcagatACAACGAGACAAGAGGGTCCACTATTccggagagtttagaggtgcctcGGCTGGGGACAGAGGTCAATTCATGAGGGGCCAGACCAGTAGGCCCACAAATCTAGCACcgccgcctcctcgaggtgctccagtgcgaccctatttcagtgccatgccggagagttcttaccgcccaccagccattcaaggttcttctagtgggtattcaggacATCACGGTCAGACTTTAGGACAACAGATCACTGCactgagaggttgtttcgagtgctgGGATCCCGGTCATGTGAAGAGGTTCTGCCCTGGG